The DNA window GGAGTGGACCGGCCTTTACTTCAAGTGGTGGGGCGTTTACACGCAGGGCGACGGTCTTGGCGTGACCGGAGGCACCGCGGGCGAGGGCAAAGCGAGCGAGTACTTCATGATGCGGATTGGCATGCCCAACGGCATGCTGACCAGCAATCAACTCCGCGTCATCGCAGAACTGACGAAGAAGTACGCACGAAACCTGGCTGACATCACCACGCGGCAGAACATTCAGCTCCACTGGCTCACCATCGAGGCGCTGCCGGAGGTCGTCGATGCTCTGACCGCCGTCGGCCTCTCGCCCAAGGGTGCATGCGGCGATGTGGTCCGCAACGTGACGGGATGCCCGCTCGCGGGTCTGCACCACCATGAGCTGGTGGACGCCAGCCCGCTTGCGCTGGAAATAGCTCATAAGCTCACCGCGAATCCGGAGTTTTACAACCTTCCGCGCAAGTTCAAGATCTCCGTCACTGGCTGCCCGGAGTGGTGCTCTTACCCTGAGATCAACGACGTTGCCCTGACCGCGATCCAGCGCGGCGATGAGATTGGCTACACCTTGCGCGTGGGCGGTGGGCTTTCGACGGAGCCCCACATGGCCGTCCGCATCCCCGCCTTCATCAAGCAGGCAGAGGCGTATAACGTCGTCGAGGCGGTGGTCCGCATCTTCCGCGAGCAGCAGGACCTGCGCGAGAACCGCACCCGCGCGCGCATCAAGTACCTCTTCATGCGGCATGGCTGGACGGCGGAGTCGATGCTTGAGGCGATTGAGGAGAAGCTTGGCTACAAGCTCGACGCCGCACCTGCGACCGATGAGCACCTGCTCGACGATATCTATCGCGACCACATCGGCATCACGTCGCAGCGCCAGCCTGGACTCAGCTCCGTCGGCGCAAGCGTCCTCAACGGCCGCCTTAGCGGCGACCAGCTTGCGAAGCTGGCGGAGCTGTCCGACAAGTACGGCAACGGGCAACTCCGCGCG is part of the Granulicella aggregans genome and encodes:
- a CDS encoding nitrite/sulfite reductase, with amino-acid sequence MSDTTPEAIVSSHKPVKETKAQKSERLKLAKNPWDAWDEVRQFAKEGRDSVLPEWTGLYFKWWGVYTQGDGLGVTGGTAGEGKASEYFMMRIGMPNGMLTSNQLRVIAELTKKYARNLADITTRQNIQLHWLTIEALPEVVDALTAVGLSPKGACGDVVRNVTGCPLAGLHHHELVDASPLALEIAHKLTANPEFYNLPRKFKISVTGCPEWCSYPEINDVALTAIQRGDEIGYTLRVGGGLSTEPHMAVRIPAFIKQAEAYNVVEAVVRIFREQQDLRENRTRARIKYLFMRHGWTAESMLEAIEEKLGYKLDAAPATDEHLLDDIYRDHIGITSQRQPGLSSVGASVLNGRLSGDQLAKLAELSDKYGNGQLRATIMQNILLVNVPDRETAALVIELNSLGLHVDVSAFWRGAIACTGTEFCKLAIAETKGFSKWLVSEMEDRLPGFDQQIKLHVTGCTNSCGQHWIADIGLEGKKIKKDGQTVDAFYFCVGGAVGKYARPARALGYRAAADEVPAAIERMLRAYLLARTEGEDLRAYFARTDDDSLRAQLAGTVIDPVERDAPPVGAGRHAPGE